One genomic window of bacterium includes the following:
- a CDS encoding helix-turn-helix transcriptional regulator codes for MRRSATQDPEASRLYASIGGRVQQARKRDGYGWSQKQLADQVGLTRSSVANIELGRQHAPIHTLWAIAQALGLELRSLVPTTADLGTPAEPGLPSSPPRDGRASEMLSKSGPGLKAFMSSVRTEVFNANTQPSDDRKKSDGAASRKRPASRSNRRGSGRQTPGDKG; via the coding sequence ATGCGGCGCTCAGCTACCCAGGACCCCGAGGCATCCCGGCTCTACGCCTCGATCGGAGGACGCGTCCAGCAGGCGCGAAAACGGGACGGCTATGGGTGGAGTCAAAAGCAGCTCGCCGACCAGGTCGGCCTGACCCGGAGCTCGGTGGCCAATATCGAGCTCGGCCGCCAGCACGCCCCAATCCACACGCTATGGGCGATCGCGCAGGCGCTTGGCCTCGAGCTTCGCTCCCTCGTACCGACCACAGCGGATCTGGGTACCCCAGCCGAGCCAGGTCTTCCCAGTTCACCACCCAGGGACGGCCGCGCTTCTGAGATGCTCTCCAAGTCGGGGCCCGGTCTCAAGGCCTTTATGTCCAGCGTCCGAACGGAGGTTTTCAATGCCAACACTCAGCCATCAGACGATCGAAAGAAGAGCGATGGAGCTGCTTCGCGAAAGCGGCCAGCTTCACGCTCCAATCGACGTGGAAGCGGTCGCCAAACACCTGGGGATAAGGGTTGA
- a CDS encoding ImmA/IrrE family metallo-endopeptidase, translating to MELLRESGQLHAPIDVEAVAKHLGIRVEYAKFDDDCSGVLVKSDDGTAVIGVNWDHHPNRKRFTIAHEIGHFVLKHEGGTFVDKGTYARFRDRDAYSGKVRDEREANQFAAALLMPKRLVGEVSQDERVLDPSDDEALASLARAFLVSPQAMMFRLQRLGFLKAGDSPF from the coding sequence ATGGAGCTGCTTCGCGAAAGCGGCCAGCTTCACGCTCCAATCGACGTGGAAGCGGTCGCCAAACACCTGGGGATAAGGGTTGAGTACGCGAAGTTCGATGACGATTGCTCTGGCGTTCTGGTGAAGAGCGACGACGGCACCGCTGTGATCGGCGTGAACTGGGATCATCACCCCAACCGAAAGCGATTCACCATCGCGCACGAGATCGGCCACTTCGTCTTGAAGCACGAAGGCGGCACGTTTGTCGATAAAGGGACCTACGCTCGCTTCCGCGATCGTGATGCGTACTCCGGGAAGGTCCGAGACGAGCGCGAGGCGAATCAGTTCGCTGCGGCGCTCCTCATGCCAAAGCGTCTCGTGGGAGAGGTGTCTCAAGACGAGCGCGTCTTGGATCCATCCGACGACGAGGCCTTGGCTTCGCTCGCGCGTGCGTTTCTGGTCAGCCCACAGGCGATGATGTTCCGCTTACAACGCCTCGGTTTCCTGAAGGCAGGCGACAGCCCGTTCTAA
- a CDS encoding endonuclease/exonuclease/phosphatase family protein has protein sequence MALKFKSPVPKHTYSYAAERTAVTKHFTKRQVPKSTSGRLLLATWNIANLGVQGRTLNAKKLIAHILKRFDLVAIQEVKDELGSFHTVLKHLGPAFDYFITDPAGNTERMAFVYRKSRVKPANLFGEVALRELEYPKRTVNVRWTDATGTPRVDKFKSLRFVPFDRNPAIGSFKSGNFDFVLANCHLYFGKFQNSKKKDERARYARRVLEIYALSRWANRRVDSSKTYDKDIIMLGDMNVPAMEPEEATYKALVKFGWQPVKYVTKTAGSNLGNDKTYDQMVFAPGGVKNRVVDEGVFDFDKAIFKPLWTKLDNQMSKGKAVSKFNAHVKHHISDHRPLWVQLDVT, from the coding sequence ATGGCCCTCAAGTTCAAAAGCCCGGTTCCCAAGCACACGTATTCGTATGCCGCCGAGCGGACCGCGGTCACGAAGCATTTCACGAAGCGCCAGGTGCCGAAGTCGACCTCGGGACGTCTTCTGCTCGCGACCTGGAACATCGCGAACCTTGGCGTTCAGGGACGGACGCTTAACGCAAAGAAGCTCATCGCTCACATCCTGAAGCGCTTCGACCTTGTCGCAATCCAGGAAGTCAAAGACGAGCTCGGAAGTTTCCACACGGTTCTGAAGCATCTCGGCCCGGCCTTCGACTACTTCATCACGGACCCCGCGGGAAACACTGAGCGGATGGCGTTCGTGTATCGGAAAAGCCGCGTGAAGCCCGCGAACCTGTTCGGCGAGGTCGCGCTCCGAGAGTTGGAGTACCCCAAGCGCACTGTGAACGTTCGCTGGACCGACGCGACCGGGACGCCGCGTGTCGACAAGTTCAAGAGCCTTCGGTTCGTTCCATTCGACCGAAATCCAGCCATTGGTTCCTTCAAGAGCGGGAACTTCGATTTCGTTCTCGCGAACTGCCATCTCTATTTCGGGAAGTTCCAGAACTCGAAGAAGAAGGATGAGCGAGCACGATATGCTCGGCGAGTGCTCGAGATCTACGCCCTTAGTCGCTGGGCGAACCGTCGAGTCGACTCGTCAAAAACGTACGACAAGGACATCATCATGCTTGGCGACATGAACGTTCCGGCGATGGAACCCGAGGAAGCCACGTACAAGGCTCTCGTCAAGTTCGGTTGGCAGCCGGTCAAATATGTCACTAAGACCGCGGGTTCGAATTTGGGAAACGACAAGACGTATGACCAGATGGTGTTCGCCCCGGGCGGCGTGAAGAACCGAGTGGTGGACGAAGGCGTCTTCGACTTCGACAAGGCCATCTTCAAGCCGCTTTGGACTAAGCTGGACAACCAGATGTCGAAGGGCAAAGCGGTCTCGAAGTTCAACGCCCACGTGAAGCACCACATCTCGGACCATCGCCCGCTCTGGGTTCAGCTGGACGTTACGTAG